A genomic region of Photobacterium swingsii contains the following coding sequences:
- a CDS encoding Dps family protein — MLKQNIIGLDSGKSEELAAQLNTLLANYQVLYMNTRGYHWNIKGKEFFELHAKFEEIYTDLQVKIDELAERVLTLGATPSHSFTQYLQVSDIQEHLNAHAGSECVSGLQAGFKTLLGMQRSILGLAGEAEDEGTAALMGDYIREQEKLMWMLNAYNQ, encoded by the coding sequence ATGTTGAAGCAAAATATTATTGGTCTTGATAGCGGTAAATCTGAAGAATTGGCAGCACAACTCAATACGCTACTGGCGAACTATCAAGTACTTTACATGAACACGCGTGGTTATCACTGGAATATAAAAGGCAAAGAGTTCTTTGAACTGCATGCAAAATTTGAAGAAATTTATACTGATCTACAAGTAAAAATTGATGAGTTAGCCGAGCGTGTGCTGACACTGGGTGCCACACCATCACATAGCTTTACTCAGTATCTTCAGGTGAGTGATATTCAAGAGCACCTTAATGCGCATGCGGGGAGTGAATGTGTTAGCGGCTTACAAGCGGGTTTTAAGACGTTACTCGGTATGCAACGCAGTATCTTAGGATTAGCGGGTGAGGCTGAAGATGAAGGAACAGCGGCATTGATGGGCGATTATATCCGTGAGCAAGAAAAGCTAATGTGGATGCTGAATGCTTACAATCAATGA
- a CDS encoding acyltransferase family protein: MQPIKYRADVDGLRAVAVIAVILFHLNPAWLPGGFVGVDVFFVISGFIITTSLYPSIDSNVFSFSDFYIKRIKRILPLFYLVVFSSLVVAYILFLPNDLINYADSMRYASGFIANIYFEKQSGYFAPTSDSLPLLHIWSLSLEEQFYFIWPILLLCSTKLFAKQHLLKILVASFIGLVCYSQYSTLMSSSSAYYLLQSRGFELLGGAILAIASILKRERNIHFSPFTHNLVGMLGFASIITMFITYHKGMIFPGFSALWVVLVTSLIIFSGERQDSRVFQLLSHRKVVFVGTLSYSLYLWHWPVLAFYRYFDNSFTFSDMLLCITLIIVLSLLSWKFVEKPLRHTKIQSRWVVLFYLVLPIALSISIAKNIVENKGYADRFPNDVVEFYQVSLDEFKFHKDEYKVLEGEQPFQPTLLGIQSDEQQNLNAFLWGDSHGGHFRSAVDILGKEYGFSALYGGLGGCPPLLGASLLKGGKPETRCTDNNNELAKVIAQSTVKYVFLAGRWSMYTETTRAVGERGSRVYLGMDNDYSESIENSRQTFSKSLEATVKFLIENGKVPIIFDQAPAYDFNPSNCWLKKSMYESFRHENCDIPQEEVNKRQKAHKDIFSQLAKKYSEIIIINTQSVLCDGNICKSKLDGVPLYNDNNHLSYEGARILIREYLQQKASSNLKATLEQ, from the coding sequence ATGCAACCTATTAAGTATAGGGCAGATGTCGACGGGTTGAGAGCTGTCGCTGTCATCGCCGTTATTCTCTTTCATTTAAACCCAGCATGGTTGCCTGGTGGCTTTGTCGGTGTCGATGTTTTTTTTGTCATATCTGGCTTCATCATTACTACATCGTTATACCCAAGTATCGATTCCAATGTTTTTTCTTTTTCTGACTTTTATATCAAGAGAATTAAGAGGATCCTGCCTTTATTTTACTTGGTCGTATTCTCTAGTTTAGTCGTCGCCTATATTTTATTCTTACCAAATGACCTTATCAATTATGCCGATAGCATGCGGTATGCGAGTGGATTCATTGCAAATATCTACTTTGAAAAACAGTCTGGATACTTTGCGCCTACTTCCGATTCACTACCATTGCTGCATATATGGTCTTTATCACTGGAAGAGCAGTTCTATTTTATATGGCCGATACTCTTATTGTGCAGTACAAAACTCTTTGCTAAACAGCACCTGTTAAAAATATTAGTCGCTTCATTCATTGGCCTAGTCTGTTATTCGCAATACTCAACCCTGATGTCCTCTTCATCAGCATATTATTTATTACAAAGCCGCGGCTTTGAGCTACTTGGTGGTGCAATATTAGCTATAGCTAGCATATTAAAACGTGAGCGCAATATTCACTTTTCGCCATTCACTCACAACCTCGTAGGCATGCTTGGCTTTGCGTCTATAATCACCATGTTTATTACGTACCATAAAGGAATGATCTTTCCAGGCTTTTCGGCACTATGGGTTGTTTTAGTGACCAGCTTAATTATCTTCTCTGGTGAACGTCAGGATAGTCGAGTATTCCAGCTGTTAAGTCATCGTAAAGTGGTTTTTGTTGGCACTTTATCTTACTCACTTTATCTATGGCATTGGCCTGTACTAGCATTTTATCGTTACTTTGATAACTCTTTTACTTTTAGCGATATGTTGCTTTGTATTACCCTGATCATTGTGCTTTCGTTACTCTCTTGGAAGTTTGTTGAAAAGCCGCTACGCCACACAAAAATACAGTCACGCTGGGTAGTTTTATTTTATTTAGTTTTACCTATCGCCCTGTCGATTTCTATCGCCAAAAATATCGTTGAAAATAAAGGCTATGCCGATAGATTTCCTAATGACGTTGTTGAGTTTTACCAAGTATCACTGGATGAATTTAAGTTCCACAAAGATGAGTATAAGGTTCTGGAGGGAGAGCAACCTTTCCAACCGACATTACTTGGTATTCAGTCTGATGAACAACAAAACTTAAATGCCTTTCTTTGGGGAGATTCTCATGGCGGACACTTCCGAAGCGCCGTTGACATTCTGGGCAAAGAGTATGGGTTCTCGGCCCTATATGGTGGCCTAGGTGGGTGCCCTCCTCTACTGGGGGCTAGCTTATTGAAAGGTGGAAAACCTGAAACACGATGTACCGATAATAATAATGAATTAGCCAAAGTTATTGCACAATCCACCGTGAAATATGTATTTCTCGCAGGGCGCTGGTCAATGTATACCGAAACAACACGTGCAGTAGGGGAAAGAGGCTCTCGTGTATACCTAGGCATGGACAATGACTATTCAGAAAGCATTGAGAATAGCCGCCAAACATTCTCTAAAAGTTTGGAAGCTACGGTTAAATTTTTGATTGAAAATGGAAAAGTACCGATTATCTTCGATCAAGCTCCCGCATATGATTTCAACCCAAGTAATTGCTGGTTAAAAAAATCAATGTACGAATCTTTTCGCCATGAAAATTGCGACATCCCTCAGGAAGAGGTCAATAAAAGGCAGAAAGCACACAAAGATATATTCAGCCAATTAGCTAAAAAGTACTCTGAAATCATCATTATCAACACTCAATCAGTCTTATGTGATGGCAATATTTGTAAAAGTAAGCTTGATGGCGTCCCACTCTACAACGATAACAATCACTTGAGTTATGAAGGGGCAAGGATTTTGATAAGAGAGTACTTACAACAAAAAGCGTCTTCCAACCTGAAAGCTACATTAGAACAATGA
- the glnB gene encoding nitrogen regulatory protein P-II, with product MKKIEAIIKPFKLDDVREALAEVGITGMTVSEVKGFGRQKGHTELYRGAEYMVDFLPKVKLEIVVADEVAEQCIETIIEIAQTGKIGDGKIFMFDVERVVRIRTGEEDEDAI from the coding sequence ATGAAAAAAATCGAAGCCATTATTAAGCCGTTTAAGTTAGATGATGTACGTGAAGCTTTGGCCGAAGTTGGCATCACTGGGATGACAGTCTCTGAAGTGAAAGGTTTTGGGCGTCAAAAAGGCCACACCGAGCTATACCGTGGTGCAGAGTACATGGTCGACTTTCTACCGAAAGTGAAGCTTGAAATTGTTGTTGCTGATGAAGTGGCAGAGCAATGTATAGAAACCATTATCGAAATCGCCCAAACAGGCAAAATCGGTGACGGTAAGATCTTCATGTTTGATGTCGAGCGCGTTGTTCGTATTCGTACCGGTGAAGAAGACGAAGACGCAATCTAA